One window from the genome of Methanothermobacter sp. K4 encodes:
- a CDS encoding class E sortase yields the protein MRRNSIYATIICLFFVSVSSGIIIKTFEDYQTLERSRIHLENYRNAPRELFDPVPSGPNTVAGSSGPVIGKLIIPAIGVRCWIREDTVNAYESVYHYPESVMPGSAGDCGILGHRTTYSGPFKRIGALRRGDTVIIEDHLSSMRYVYVVTSNGDDIRWDYKVNPVRFAQGGEARLMLITCYPPGKKKAAWITHCRLVRRENI from the coding sequence ATGAGAAGAAACAGCATCTACGCCACCATCATATGCCTTTTCTTCGTATCAGTTAGCTCAGGCATTATTATAAAGACCTTTGAGGATTACCAGACCCTGGAAAGGTCAAGGATTCACCTTGAAAACTACAGGAATGCCCCCAGAGAACTTTTTGACCCTGTCCCCTCAGGTCCAAACACAGTTGCAGGCTCAAGCGGACCAGTCATTGGTAAGCTCATAATACCCGCGATAGGCGTCAGATGCTGGATAAGGGAGGACACCGTGAATGCCTATGAATCGGTCTACCACTACCCTGAAAGTGTCATGCCAGGGTCTGCAGGTGACTGTGGGATCCTGGGGCATAGAACCACCTATTCAGGACCATTCAAAAGGATAGGTGCCCTCAGGAGGGGGGATACTGTTATAATAGAGGACCATCTCTCCTCAATGCGCTACGTATATGTGGTTACATCCAATGGTGATGATATAAGATGGGACTATAAGGTCAATCCTGTGCGCTTCGCCCAGGGCGGGGAGGCCAGGCTCATGCTCATAACCTGTTATCCTCCAGGCAAAAAGAAGGCTGCCTGGATAACACACTGCAGACTTGTGCGTAGAGAGAACATCTGA
- a CDS encoding mechanosensitive ion channel family protein, whose product MIPVPAPETILVIIVTVMAAVLLVKWASYFLKRSTRKWDLDLTLIQVLNDIIKYSIYIIALSIVLRELGIDVTAITVSLGIAGVSVGFASRDIISNFISGMFILADKSFRVGDTIEVAGQKGKVKRVGFRTTTIKTPDAKIVTVPNSTFSKTAYVNYSAGERRRVELRVNLNYDVDIEKFESDVKDVLMGVPGILQDPEPGVIVLEFTDTGIKAKVTAWIPDPRKVTEYRYVIASHVKKVLEDSKQDQMQGF is encoded by the coding sequence ATGATTCCGGTTCCAGCACCTGAAACCATCCTCGTCATAATAGTCACTGTGATGGCCGCTGTTCTCCTTGTTAAATGGGCATCCTATTTCCTAAAGAGGTCCACCAGAAAATGGGACCTGGACCTTACACTCATACAGGTCCTCAATGACATAATAAAATACAGCATATACATCATAGCCCTTAGCATAGTTCTGAGGGAACTTGGAATAGACGTAACTGCAATAACAGTTAGTCTGGGTATAGCCGGTGTCTCGGTGGGTTTTGCATCGAGGGACATAATATCCAACTTCATATCCGGAATGTTCATACTTGCTGATAAGAGTTTCAGGGTGGGTGACACCATTGAGGTTGCCGGGCAGAAGGGTAAGGTTAAAAGGGTGGGTTTCAGGACAACAACAATAAAAACCCCTGACGCCAAAATAGTAACAGTGCCCAACTCAACATTCTCAAAAACAGCCTACGTCAACTACAGTGCCGGGGAAAGGAGACGGGTTGAACTCAGGGTCAACCTTAACTATGATGTTGATATTGAAAAATTTGAATCTGATGTTAAGGATGTTCTCATGGGGGTGCCAGGTATACTTCAGGACCCTGAGCCCGGGGTCATTGTCCTTGAATTTACAGATACCGGTATAAAGGCAAAGGTGACAGCCTGGATCCCCGATCCGCGAAAGGTGACAGAATACCGTTACGTGATTGCGTCTCATGTGAAAAAGGTCCTTGAAGATTCTAAACAGGATCAAATGCAGGGTTTTTAA
- the rnz gene encoding ribonuclease Z, producing MEVTFLGTSSAVPSKNRNHTSIALRIPGEVFLFDCGEGTQRQMALAGISPMKVTRMFITHLHGDHILGIPGMIQSMGFRGRQEPLEIYGPPGIHELHESIMKMGYFTLDFDIHVHEVRGGTVLEEEDYRITSAPASHSVFNLAYCFEEKKRPRFLREKAIELGLKPGPAFGKLHRGIPVRVGDRLIKPEEVLGSPRRGVKICYSGDTRPCESVIDLAREADLLIHESTFEAGSEDKAAESGHSTAREAAEVAASACVRRLILTHLSTRYKRTEVILKAARDVFPETDVADDLMTMEVKADDSGSST from the coding sequence ATGGAAGTTACATTTCTGGGTACATCATCAGCTGTCCCCTCAAAGAACAGAAACCACACATCAATAGCACTTCGAATCCCCGGTGAGGTATTCCTGTTTGACTGTGGTGAGGGAACTCAGAGACAGATGGCCCTTGCAGGCATCAGCCCCATGAAGGTTACAAGGATGTTCATAACACATCTACACGGGGACCATATCCTTGGGATACCTGGGATGATACAGTCAATGGGCTTCAGAGGGCGCCAGGAGCCCCTTGAGATATATGGGCCCCCAGGAATCCATGAACTCCACGAATCCATCATGAAGATGGGCTACTTCACGCTCGACTTTGATATCCATGTGCATGAGGTAAGGGGAGGCACCGTCCTTGAGGAGGAAGACTACCGTATTACCTCGGCACCCGCCTCCCATTCGGTATTCAACCTCGCCTACTGTTTTGAGGAGAAGAAGAGGCCGAGGTTCCTCAGGGAGAAGGCCATTGAACTCGGACTCAAACCGGGACCAGCCTTCGGAAAGCTGCACAGGGGGATACCTGTGAGGGTTGGTGACAGGCTCATAAAACCAGAGGAGGTCCTTGGAAGCCCACGGCGGGGTGTGAAGATATGCTACTCGGGTGATACCCGTCCCTGTGAGTCGGTTATAGATCTTGCCCGTGAAGCGGACCTTCTGATACATGAGTCAACCTTTGAGGCTGGAAGTGAGGACAAGGCGGCTGAAAGTGGGCATTCCACTGCAAGGGAAGCTGCGGAGGTTGCTGCATCTGCCTGCGTCAGGAGGCTGATACTCACACATCTTAGCACCAGATACAAACGGACCGAGGTTATTCTGAAAGCCGCAAGGGATGTTTTCCCTGAAACAGATGTGGCAGATGACCTCATGACCATGGAGGTGAAGGCTGATGATTCCGGTTCCAGCACCTGA
- the nadC gene encoding carboxylating nicotinate-nucleotide diphosphorylase, which produces MIDILREMIRADVGFEDITTEALVERGTVAVADVIAGEDGIIAGVDVAGIIAAEFGIEIERLKADGDPVKAAEKVIVLEGEASDILKIERTMLNLMMRMSGIATLTRSMLERVRSVNPDVRIAATRKTTPGLQWFEKQAVKIGGGDTHRFRLDDCAMIKDNHIAIAGSVGDAVRRVKEHVSFTKKVEVEVERPGDAVLAAEAGADIILLDNMNPRNVRKALEKLKNAGLRDRVIVEASGGIKPENIDKYASTGVDVISMGFITTSAHPIDLSLEIRELK; this is translated from the coding sequence ATGATTGACATTCTCAGGGAAATGATCAGGGCAGACGTGGGATTTGAAGATATAACAACCGAGGCACTTGTTGAAAGGGGTACAGTGGCAGTGGCGGATGTCATAGCCGGGGAGGATGGCATAATTGCAGGTGTGGATGTGGCGGGGATCATAGCCGCGGAATTCGGAATCGAAATAGAAAGGCTGAAAGCGGATGGTGATCCGGTTAAAGCCGCTGAGAAGGTCATAGTCCTTGAGGGGGAAGCTTCAGATATCTTGAAAATAGAGAGGACAATGCTTAACCTCATGATGAGAATGAGTGGCATAGCCACCCTCACACGAAGCATGCTGGAGCGGGTGAGGTCAGTTAACCCTGATGTGAGGATAGCTGCCACCAGGAAGACGACTCCTGGACTGCAGTGGTTTGAAAAGCAGGCAGTTAAAATTGGTGGTGGTGACACCCATCGCTTCAGGCTTGATGACTGTGCAATGATCAAGGACAACCACATAGCAATCGCTGGAAGTGTGGGGGACGCAGTGAGGCGCGTTAAGGAACATGTAAGCTTCACAAAGAAGGTTGAGGTTGAGGTTGAAAGGCCAGGTGACGCTGTACTGGCAGCGGAGGCAGGGGCTGACATCATACTCCTTGATAATATGAACCCTCGGAACGTCAGAAAAGCACTGGAAAAACTCAAAAATGCCGGGCTGAGGGACAGGGTGATTGTTGAGGCATCAGGGGGTATAAAACCTGAAAATATAGATAAGTATGCTTCCACAGGAGTTGATGTGATATCAATGGGGTTTATAACTACATCAGCCCATCCAATTGACCTCAGCCTTGAGATAAGGGAACTGAAATGA
- a CDS encoding ZPR1 zinc finger domain-containing protein encodes MNQQNMKIDCPVCSGKKCMTAISRVEEIPYFGEIMESVLICSRCGYRSTDIICLEQKEPSRYTIEVGDKTLNARVVKSQSATIRIPELGLKVEPGPRSTGYISNIEGVVERFETAVKTAINLFEEDESKEKASEILEMLREVRGGKRNVTVIIEDPFGQSFVGHPRAVREKLSDEEIKSLKTGFLVFESDEIDEDD; translated from the coding sequence TTGAACCAGCAGAATATGAAGATCGACTGCCCGGTCTGCAGTGGAAAGAAGTGTATGACCGCCATCAGTAGGGTTGAGGAGATTCCCTACTTCGGGGAGATAATGGAATCAGTACTCATCTGCAGCAGGTGTGGCTACAGAAGCACAGATATAATCTGCCTCGAGCAGAAGGAACCATCAAGGTACACAATCGAGGTGGGTGATAAAACACTCAACGCAAGGGTCGTTAAGTCCCAGTCAGCAACCATAAGGATACCTGAACTGGGACTCAAGGTTGAACCGGGCCCCAGGTCAACAGGTTACATCTCCAACATTGAGGGTGTTGTTGAGAGATTTGAAACCGCCGTCAAAACAGCCATCAACCTCTTTGAGGAGGATGAATCAAAAGAAAAGGCCTCAGAGATCCTTGAAATGCTACGTGAAGTTCGGGGGGGAAAAAGGAATGTCACAGTTATAATTGAGGACCCATTCGGGCAGAGTTTTGTTGGCCACCCACGTGCTGTGAGGGAAAAGCTCTCAGATGAGGAAATAAAATCCCTCAAAACTGGATTCCTGGTTTTTGAGTCAGATGAGATTGATGAGGATGATTAG
- a CDS encoding 3H domain-containing protein translates to MRKPYVILIGSASGIGKSTVASELARELNIKHLIETDFIREIVRGIIGPDYALALYKSSFDAYTTLRDKERFRDNNIESLICAGFEEHASFVIPAVEKVIERAVADSDDVAIEGVHLLPGLLDIEKFEENASIHFFVLSAEENVHKERFVKRAMEVKRGGKHLEYFRENRVIHDYLVRKAREHEVPVINNDDIRCTIKRMLSFIRENCAEVTLQHPVERLGEVIDIIIKRHGGRIVDVSYPIPGFSQPLKRDVNVYDPVEAERFLKRLNESPKRKRDLERLYTLSDNIHSHRICAPDPESLQAILNELEERGLIYREEN, encoded by the coding sequence TTGAGAAAACCCTATGTGATACTTATAGGAAGTGCTTCAGGAATTGGAAAGTCCACCGTTGCATCGGAACTTGCAAGGGAGTTAAACATAAAGCACCTTATAGAAACAGATTTCATAAGGGAGATCGTAAGGGGTATAATCGGGCCAGATTATGCCCTAGCGCTCTATAAGTCCTCATTTGATGCCTACACAACACTGAGGGATAAAGAGCGCTTCCGTGACAACAACATTGAGTCACTGATATGTGCGGGTTTTGAGGAGCACGCCTCATTCGTTATTCCTGCAGTTGAGAAGGTTATTGAAAGGGCTGTTGCTGACTCGGATGATGTGGCCATAGAGGGCGTCCACCTTCTGCCCGGCCTCCTGGACATTGAGAAATTTGAGGAAAATGCATCAATTCATTTTTTTGTCCTGTCTGCCGAGGAGAATGTCCATAAGGAGCGCTTCGTTAAGAGAGCAATGGAGGTAAAGAGGGGTGGAAAACACCTTGAATACTTCCGTGAGAACCGTGTAATCCATGACTACCTTGTAAGAAAGGCAAGGGAACATGAAGTGCCGGTGATTAACAACGACGACATAAGGTGCACCATTAAAAGGATGCTGTCATTCATAAGGGAAAACTGCGCCGAGGTGACGCTTCAGCACCCTGTTGAACGCCTCGGTGAGGTCATAGACATCATCATTAAGAGACATGGCGGAAGAATCGTTGACGTGTCCTACCCAATACCTGGATTTTCACAGCCACTTAAACGTGATGTCAATGTATACGATCCAGTTGAGGCTGAAAGGTTTCTTAAGCGGTTAAATGAGAGCCCAAAAAGAAAAAGAGATCTTGAAAGACTTTACACGCTTTCAGATAACATCCACAGTCACAGGATATGCGCACCGGACCCTGAGAGTCTTCAGGCCATCCTGAATGAGCTTGAGGAAAGGGGACTCATCTACCGGGAAGAGAACTGA
- a CDS encoding roadblock/LC7 domain-containing protein, protein MIARILKDLGRINGVNGSLVVGKDGLVIESEVPSDIDGELVAAMASAVFGTAERSAEEIKHEPLEQVMIEGTRGKTLMIDAGEGILVLITDVDINLGLIRIEMRRSAERVKDLLT, encoded by the coding sequence ATGATAGCAAGAATACTTAAAGATTTAGGTAGGATCAATGGGGTAAATGGTTCCCTTGTTGTTGGTAAGGATGGTCTTGTAATCGAAAGTGAGGTTCCATCCGACATAGACGGGGAACTGGTCGCTGCAATGGCTTCAGCAGTTTTCGGTACTGCAGAAAGGTCCGCCGAGGAAATAAAGCATGAGCCCCTTGAACAGGTTATGATTGAGGGTACCAGGGGTAAAACCCTCATGATAGACGCCGGGGAGGGAATACTTGTACTGATAACCGATGTTGATATAAATCTCGGTCTTATTCGTATTGAGATGAGGAGAAGTGCTGAACGCGTTAAGGATCTCCTTACATAA
- a CDS encoding DUF1611 domain-containing protein has translation MHILSSVEELRELNPFIIIGCGGGGEKFANFEGVEPVGFVDDDPKKHGTDFCGFKVSSSLLKLIHETDARSVAIMLPIGAEGTALKYAVQAINEGKNVVTSFRSLPLADNSSLIKFAEQMNVTIKEISPRLDNVRKIFGVAPPRCTEVLPKIKYRHRSPVVFVGGTSQECGKRTTTRLLGKEAKERGLEAGVISTDEMGLEQPVDINFRAGSLSVMDVAAAVMGSVKYLEEEKDPDIIFIEGQSSLTERKNPHPRGLSASILIGAMPDVTVLCHRPNHPYRKPRGIKEEIRAIEAIEPTRVIGISLNLRNMNDRSIMERYEARFGLPVVDVKNGGASRLMDVIMEHIGEI, from the coding sequence TTGCACATATTATCTTCTGTCGAGGAACTGAGGGAGCTGAATCCGTTTATAATCATTGGATGTGGCGGTGGAGGAGAAAAATTTGCAAATTTTGAGGGAGTCGAACCTGTCGGATTTGTTGACGATGACCCCAAAAAGCATGGAACGGACTTCTGCGGATTTAAGGTGTCATCAAGCCTCCTTAAGCTTATACATGAGACCGATGCAAGAAGTGTTGCAATAATGCTCCCAATAGGTGCAGAGGGCACCGCCCTCAAGTATGCTGTGCAGGCGATAAATGAGGGTAAAAATGTCGTGACCTCATTCAGATCACTCCCACTGGCAGATAACAGTTCCCTCATCAAATTTGCAGAACAGATGAATGTAACAATCAAGGAGATAAGCCCTCGCCTTGACAACGTAAGGAAAATATTTGGGGTTGCACCCCCACGCTGCACAGAGGTACTCCCAAAGATAAAATACAGGCACAGATCACCAGTGGTATTTGTTGGGGGCACCTCACAGGAGTGCGGCAAGCGCACAACCACAAGGCTTCTGGGGAAGGAGGCAAAGGAGAGGGGCCTGGAAGCGGGGGTTATCTCAACCGATGAGATGGGTCTTGAACAGCCGGTTGACATAAATTTCCGGGCAGGGAGTCTCTCTGTCATGGATGTTGCTGCGGCGGTTATGGGTTCGGTGAAGTACCTTGAGGAGGAAAAGGACCCTGATATAATATTCATAGAGGGTCAGTCAAGTCTCACAGAAAGAAAAAACCCCCACCCAAGGGGTTTATCGGCATCAATACTTATAGGGGCGATGCCAGACGTTACGGTGCTCTGTCACAGGCCAAACCATCCCTACAGAAAACCAAGGGGGATAAAGGAGGAGATAAGGGCCATAGAGGCAATCGAGCCAACGAGGGTTATAGGGATTTCCTTAAATTTAAGAAACATGAATGACAGATCAATAATGGAAAGGTATGAAGCACGTTTTGGGCTTCCTGTTGTTGATGTTAAGAATGGGGGGGCTTCAAGATTAATGGATGTGATCATGGAGCATATAGGGGAGATTTAG
- a CDS encoding cell division protein SepF, translated as MRDILEMLKKSVGLDEEVKEPEETETIIVPEHSFYEIILLKAKSIGDVDDALSQVTDEKNPVILDLTEIQRDNPSDFKTVGERIKDLRENHGAEAILLCNKEKNVVIITPREIKLIRKG; from the coding sequence TTGAGGGACATTCTCGAAATGCTGAAGAAAAGTGTGGGACTTGATGAGGAAGTTAAGGAACCTGAGGAGACAGAAACAATAATAGTGCCGGAGCATTCCTTCTATGAGATCATTCTCCTGAAGGCAAAATCCATTGGCGATGTGGACGACGCCCTCTCCCAGGTGACTGATGAGAAGAATCCGGTTATACTTGATCTCACAGAGATCCAGAGAGATAATCCATCGGATTTCAAGACAGTTGGGGAGCGTATAAAGGATCTCAGGGAGAATCATGGTGCAGAGGCGATACTGCTCTGCAATAAGGAGAAGAATGTGGTGATAATAACTCCAAGGGAGATTAAACTCATCAGAAAGGGGTAG
- a CDS encoding DUF2226 domain-containing protein codes for MELPITKPSKISYGDEIDFSELLEKLASDEYNGFIRITHASDEGYILFRDGVHVAASYDRFMKEEALERIMEVADKTDTLIELFDLKRSQLDYLMDINRIYAIERIDERSVEHQVEEEETYFNPKEASYRQPIADEERLETSEIAVDTSPEMEDTEFTGDLEAEDLKSTETQSKPQVEVTREVTQEPETLETEEPPEIQATDESAGADIRKEEGMEDEASESMDVSDSKPLSRDELMKKYGLRDIGEEEVEKVLETYKGGAITDIDPERVELTLMNKIKMSILGIPRIKGAEVIVFLDNTYDLSGRIKIMVEHEGKGIFSRIIGDSKEEENLKFHIMDIVEMELRKTFRDFPEIVDNFEVSIEVR; via the coding sequence ATGGAGCTTCCTATAACCAAGCCATCCAAGATTTCCTATGGCGATGAGATAGATTTCAGTGAACTTCTTGAAAAACTTGCTTCAGATGAATACAATGGATTCATAAGGATTACCCATGCATCCGATGAGGGTTACATTCTATTCAGGGATGGAGTACACGTTGCAGCATCATACGACAGATTCATGAAGGAGGAAGCTCTTGAAAGGATAATGGAAGTGGCCGATAAAACAGATACCCTCATAGAACTCTTTGACCTTAAAAGATCACAGCTTGATTACCTCATGGATATAAACAGAATCTACGCAATAGAGCGGATAGATGAGAGGTCAGTTGAACATCAGGTAGAGGAAGAGGAAACATACTTCAATCCAAAGGAAGCAAGCTACAGGCAGCCCATAGCAGATGAAGAGAGGCTCGAAACGTCTGAAATAGCTGTTGATACTTCCCCGGAAATGGAGGATACTGAATTCACAGGTGATCTGGAAGCTGAAGATTTAAAATCAACTGAAACACAATCAAAGCCTCAGGTTGAGGTTACAAGAGAAGTTACTCAAGAACCCGAAACTTTAGAGACTGAGGAGCCCCCTGAAATTCAGGCCACTGATGAATCGGCTGGTGCTGACATCAGAAAGGAAGAGGGAATGGAGGATGAGGCTTCGGAATCCATGGATGTGTCTGACTCCAAACCCCTCAGCAGAGACGAGCTCATGAAAAAATATGGCCTCAGGGATATAGGTGAAGAGGAGGTCGAAAAGGTCCTTGAAACATATAAGGGTGGCGCAATCACTGATATCGATCCTGAAAGGGTTGAACTGACCCTTATGAATAAAATAAAGATGTCCATACTTGGAATACCCCGTATAAAGGGTGCTGAGGTGATCGTTTTCCTTGATAACACATATGACCTCAGTGGAAGGATCAAGATAATGGTTGAACATGAGGGTAAGGGTATCTTCTCAAGGATTATAGGGGACTCAAAGGAGGAGGAGAACCTCAAGTTTCATATAATGGATATTGTTGAGATGGAACTCAGAAAAACCTTCAGGGATTTCCCTGAGATAGTGGATAACTTTGAGGTGAGTATTGAGGTACGGTGA
- a CDS encoding septum site-determining protein MinD produces the protein MTRVITVASGKGGVGKTTITANLGVALSTYGERVVVLDADIAMANLELILGMEGKSVTLHDVLAGNASIEDAVYEGPNGVRVVPAGISLEGLRNVKLDRLEDALAYLIEDTDILLIDAPAGLEKDAVAALAAADELLLVTTPEVPSISDALKTKIVASKLGINIIGVVINREQYDKTFLSVEEVETILEVPVIAVIPDDPEVSRAAAFGEPIVIKNPKSPASNSLMKLAADLIGEEYQPIEPDKQGVIAKLISGLMGRR, from the coding sequence ATGACAAGAGTGATTACAGTCGCATCAGGTAAGGGAGGTGTGGGGAAGACAACCATCACTGCTAACCTGGGTGTTGCCCTCTCAACCTACGGTGAAAGGGTTGTTGTGCTTGACGCTGATATAGCAATGGCGAACCTTGAACTCATCCTGGGGATGGAGGGAAAATCCGTCACACTTCATGATGTTCTTGCAGGTAACGCTTCAATTGAGGACGCGGTTTATGAGGGTCCCAATGGCGTGAGGGTGGTACCTGCTGGCATATCCCTTGAGGGGCTCAGAAACGTTAAACTTGACCGCCTTGAGGATGCCCTCGCTTACCTCATAGAGGATACTGATATACTCCTTATAGATGCTCCTGCAGGTCTTGAGAAGGACGCTGTTGCCGCACTTGCGGCTGCAGATGAACTTCTGCTTGTCACAACACCAGAGGTGCCATCGATAAGTGACGCCCTCAAAACAAAGATCGTCGCAAGTAAACTTGGCATCAACATAATAGGCGTTGTCATAAACCGTGAGCAGTACGATAAAACCTTCCTGAGTGTTGAGGAGGTTGAGACAATACTTGAGGTTCCTGTTATTGCGGTGATACCTGATGATCCTGAGGTGAGCAGGGCAGCAGCCTTTGGTGAACCCATAGTCATTAAGAATCCAAAATCACCTGCAAGCAATTCCCTCATGAAACTTGCAGCGGACCTCATCGGTGAGGAATATCAGCCAATAGAACCAGACAAGCAGGGTGTTATCGCCAAACTCATAAGCGGTTTGATGGGGCGAAGGTGA
- a CDS encoding carbohydrate kinase family protein, whose amino-acid sequence MRVVSVGTCNMDFIFRVPRFVEPDSEMNIEDLRVIPGGSVFNFAVWISQLGFKVGVVSSVGRDVYGDMITSLLESRGVDTSCISKQDETTGMAFISVDGAGRRSIYSYMGANASLGIGETESEYIMAADAVHLSGCYIEVASAVSGIRDVSFSPGTLLASYGIEGLSGVLERTSIIFLNDDELEMLTGSRRSGIERLLEAGVGNVVVTHGPRGASFFSEDHSETMEIDAEDALDTTGAGDAFAAGFMSMWLRGSEPAECLRNGHRVARRVISRMGAF is encoded by the coding sequence ATGAGAGTCGTCAGTGTCGGGACCTGTAACATGGATTTTATTTTTCGGGTTCCCAGATTCGTTGAACCGGACTCTGAGATGAACATAGAAGATTTACGTGTTATTCCAGGCGGTTCCGTGTTCAACTTTGCCGTGTGGATCTCCCAACTTGGATTTAAGGTGGGGGTTGTATCATCGGTGGGCAGGGATGTTTACGGGGATATGATCACATCCCTTCTGGAATCGAGGGGCGTTGATACATCCTGCATATCAAAACAGGATGAAACAACTGGCATGGCCTTCATATCAGTGGATGGGGCTGGTAGAAGATCCATTTATTCTTACATGGGTGCAAACGCCAGTCTTGGGATTGGTGAGACAGAATCAGAATATATCATGGCGGCAGATGCAGTTCATCTCAGCGGCTGCTACATTGAGGTTGCCAGTGCGGTTTCAGGTATCAGGGACGTCTCCTTCAGCCCCGGCACACTACTGGCATCATATGGCATTGAAGGGCTTTCAGGTGTCCTTGAGAGAACCAGCATAATATTCCTGAATGATGATGAGCTTGAGATGCTAACCGGCTCCAGGAGATCAGGGATTGAAAGACTTCTTGAGGCAGGGGTGGGGAACGTTGTTGTAACCCATGGACCCAGGGGAGCATCCTTCTTTTCAGAGGACCACTCTGAGACCATGGAAATTGATGCTGAAGATGCACTGGATACCACCGGGGCAGGGGACGCCTTTGCAGCGGGGTTCATGTCAATGTGGCTCAGAGGTTCAGAACCAGCGGAGTGCCTGAGGAACGGTCACAGGGTGGCACGCAGGGTGATTTCAAGGATGGGTGCATTTTAG
- a CDS encoding TatD family hydrolase: MIDSHIHADTRPFEDFELMAVSGMDGALTCAHDPLEMTSSDVVMAHFRRLLTVDPERAARNGLKLYIALGIHPRAIPHDPERVIEKLPDLLRNPYVVAVGEVGLDSGSEIEKDVFKVQLRVADELGYPVIVHTPRRGKADVTPQIIDVIDGTIDESLVVIEHVNMEVLPELVETECMLGLTVQPEKLTPEEAVEILREYGTERFVLNSDMSSAPSDPLSVPRTVQRMKMEGFSHSDIKRVSDENIRNLLRISRV, encoded by the coding sequence CTGATAGATAGCCATATACATGCGGATACGAGACCCTTTGAGGATTTTGAGCTAATGGCTGTGAGTGGTATGGATGGAGCCCTTACCTGTGCCCATGACCCTCTGGAGATGACATCATCAGATGTTGTCATGGCACATTTCAGGAGGCTGCTGACAGTGGACCCTGAGAGGGCGGCCCGCAACGGGTTAAAACTCTATATCGCCCTTGGAATACATCCCCGTGCAATACCCCATGACCCTGAAAGGGTGATTGAAAAACTCCCAGATCTCCTCAGAAATCCATATGTGGTTGCTGTTGGTGAAGTGGGCCTTGACTCTGGTTCAGAAATTGAAAAGGATGTCTTTAAAGTCCAGCTAAGGGTGGCTGATGAACTTGGTTACCCCGTGATTGTCCACACTCCACGAAGAGGGAAGGCCGATGTTACCCCCCAGATAATTGATGTGATAGATGGTACAATCGATGAGTCCCTCGTGGTGATTGAACATGTTAACATGGAGGTTCTCCCGGAGCTTGTGGAAACCGAGTGCATGCTGGGACTCACTGTGCAGCCTGAAAAGCTCACACCGGAGGAAGCCGTTGAAATTCTGAGGGAATATGGAACAGAAAGGTTTGTACTTAACAGTGACATGAGCTCAGCACCATCTGATCCCCTCTCAGTTCCAAGAACTGTTCAGAGAATGAAAATGGAAGGTTTCAGCCACAGTGACATAAAGCGGGTTTCTGATGAAAACATAAGGAATCTTCTTAGAATCAGCCGAGTCTAA